The Corynebacterium qintianiae genome has a window encoding:
- a CDS encoding ATP-dependent Clp protease ATP-binding subunit codes for MFERFTDRARRVIVLAQEEARALNHNYMGTEHILLGLIKEGEGVAAKALESMGINLEDVRREVEEIIGHGTQPVTGYIPFTPRAKKVLELSLREGLQMGHKYIGTEFLLLGLIREGEGVAAQVLIKLGADLPRVRQQVIQLLSGYEGGEGQEEGGEQGGLAGAGSGAAPLGGGSGPRGGQQGERSNSLVLDQFGRNLTQAAREGKLDPVVGRDKEIERIMQVLSRRTKNNPVLIGEPGVGKTAVVEGLALDIANGKVPETLKDKQVYSLDLGSLVAGSRYRGDFEERLKKVLKEINQRGDIILFIDEIHTLVGAGAAEGAIDAASLLKPKLARGELQTIGATTLDEYRKHIEKDAALERRFQPVQVDEPSVEDTVTILKGLRDRYEAHHRVSYTDDALVAAANLSDRYINDRFLPDKAVDLLDEAGARMRIKRMTAPEGLREVDERIAEVRKEKEAAIDAQDFEKAAGLRDTERKLGEERKAKEKQWRSGDLEDIAEVGDEQIADVLANWTGIPVFKLTESESSRLLNMEDELHKRIIGQDEAVRAISRSIRRTRAGLKDPKRPSGSFIFAGPSGVGKTELSKALAEFLFGDEDSLIQIDMGEFHDRFTASRLFGAPPGYVGYEEGGQLTEKVRRKPFSVVLFDEIEKAHKEIYNTLLQVLEEGHVTDGQGRMVDFKNTVLIFTSNLGTSDISKAVGLGFSGSTATDADAQYDRMKNKVNDELKKHFRPEFLNRIDEIVVFRQLTQDEIVQMVELMISRVDKNLAAQDMGIEVTDKAKNLLALRGFDPVLGARPLRRTIQREIEDILSEKILYGEIGAGEIITVDVENWDGDVESAKRERGKVAEEATFTFAPRPKPLPVDTFDVEELEEVRDIAPEPVADSPIEGPGDNPSDEPDAPEVTLAEDAPGNDDEEGRGPASAGSPA; via the coding sequence ATGTTCGAGCGGTTTACCGACCGAGCCCGCCGCGTTATCGTCCTGGCCCAGGAGGAAGCGCGCGCGCTGAACCACAATTACATGGGCACGGAGCACATCCTGCTTGGCCTGATCAAAGAGGGTGAGGGCGTAGCCGCCAAGGCGCTGGAGTCCATGGGCATTAACCTCGAAGATGTCCGCCGCGAGGTCGAGGAGATCATCGGCCACGGCACCCAGCCGGTGACGGGTTACATCCCGTTCACGCCGCGCGCGAAGAAGGTCCTCGAACTCTCCCTGCGCGAGGGGTTGCAGATGGGCCACAAGTACATTGGCACCGAGTTCCTGCTGCTCGGGCTCATCCGGGAGGGTGAGGGTGTGGCGGCGCAGGTGCTGATTAAGCTCGGCGCCGACTTGCCACGCGTGCGCCAGCAGGTTATCCAGCTGCTCTCCGGTTACGAAGGCGGCGAGGGCCAGGAAGAAGGCGGTGAGCAGGGCGGTCTCGCCGGCGCCGGTTCCGGCGCGGCACCCCTCGGCGGCGGCTCCGGACCCCGCGGCGGGCAGCAGGGCGAGCGCTCGAACTCGCTGGTGCTCGACCAGTTCGGCCGCAACCTCACCCAGGCTGCCCGCGAGGGCAAGCTCGACCCCGTTGTCGGTCGCGACAAGGAGATTGAGCGCATCATGCAGGTGCTGTCGCGCCGCACGAAGAACAACCCGGTGCTCATCGGTGAGCCCGGTGTGGGCAAGACTGCGGTGGTGGAGGGCCTTGCGCTCGACATAGCCAACGGCAAGGTCCCCGAGACCCTGAAGGACAAGCAGGTTTACTCGCTCGACCTCGGCTCCCTGGTCGCGGGCTCGCGCTACCGCGGTGATTTCGAGGAGCGTCTGAAGAAGGTGCTCAAGGAGATCAACCAGCGCGGTGACATTATTCTGTTCATCGACGAAATCCACACTCTCGTGGGCGCAGGCGCCGCCGAGGGTGCGATCGACGCGGCGTCGCTGCTCAAACCGAAGCTGGCCCGCGGCGAGCTGCAGACGATCGGCGCGACCACTCTGGATGAGTACCGAAAGCACATTGAAAAGGACGCCGCCCTGGAGCGCCGCTTCCAGCCTGTCCAGGTTGACGAGCCTTCCGTCGAAGACACCGTGACCATTCTCAAGGGCCTGCGCGACCGCTACGAGGCGCACCACCGGGTGTCCTACACCGACGATGCCCTGGTTGCCGCGGCGAACCTGTCCGACCGCTACATCAACGACCGCTTCCTGCCGGACAAGGCCGTCGACCTCCTGGACGAGGCCGGTGCCCGCATGCGCATTAAGCGCATGACCGCGCCCGAAGGCCTGCGCGAGGTGGACGAGCGCATCGCCGAGGTGCGCAAGGAGAAGGAAGCGGCAATCGACGCCCAGGACTTCGAAAAGGCCGCAGGTCTGCGCGACACAGAGCGCAAGTTGGGCGAGGAGCGCAAGGCGAAGGAAAAGCAGTGGCGCTCCGGCGACCTCGAGGACATCGCCGAGGTCGGTGACGAGCAGATCGCGGACGTGCTCGCGAACTGGACCGGCATCCCCGTGTTCAAGCTCACCGAGTCCGAGTCCTCGCGCCTGCTCAACATGGAAGACGAGCTGCACAAGCGCATCATCGGCCAGGACGAGGCCGTGCGCGCCATTTCCCGCTCCATCCGCCGCACCCGCGCGGGGTTGAAGGACCCGAAGCGCCCCTCTGGTTCTTTCATTTTTGCTGGACCTTCCGGCGTGGGTAAGACCGAACTGTCGAAGGCTCTGGCCGAATTCCTGTTCGGCGACGAGGATTCGCTCATCCAGATCGACATGGGCGAGTTCCACGACCGATTCACCGCCTCGCGCCTGTTCGGTGCCCCTCCCGGGTACGTCGGTTACGAGGAGGGTGGCCAGCTGACGGAGAAGGTTCGCCGCAAGCCTTTCAGCGTGGTGCTTTTCGACGAGATCGAGAAAGCGCACAAGGAGATCTACAACACGCTGCTGCAGGTCCTAGAGGAAGGCCACGTCACCGACGGCCAGGGCCGCATGGTGGACTTCAAGAACACCGTGCTGATCTTCACGTCCAACCTGGGCACGAGCGACATCTCGAAGGCCGTCGGTCTGGGCTTCTCCGGTAGCACCGCCACGGATGCTGACGCTCAGTACGACCGGATGAAGAACAAGGTCAACGACGAGCTGAAGAAGCACTTCCGCCCCGAGTTCCTCAACCGCATCGACGAGATCGTGGTATTCCGCCAGCTCACGCAGGATGAGATTGTCCAGATGGTCGAGTTGATGATCAGCCGCGTGGACAAGAACCTCGCGGCCCAGGATATGGGGATCGAGGTCACGGACAAGGCCAAGAACCTCCTCGCTCTGCGCGGGTTCGACCCCGTGCTAGGTGCTCGACCGTTGCGCCGCACGATCCAGCGCGAGATCGAGGACATCCTTTCGGAGAAGATTCTCTACGGCGAGATCGGCGCCGGTGAGATCATCACCGTCGATGTAGAGAACTGGGACGGCGACGTCGAGTCGGCCAAGCGCGAGCGCGGCAAGGTCGCCGAGGAGGCCACCTTCACCTTCGCCCCGCGCCCGAAGCCGCTGCCGGTTGACACCTTCGATGTGGAGGAGCTGGAAGAGGTCCGCGACATCGCCCCGGAGCCCGTGGCGGACTCCCCGATTGAAGGCCCCGGTGACAACCCGTCGGACGAACCCGATGCGCCCGAGGTGACGCTCGCGGAGGATGCTCCGGGCAACGATGACGAAGAGGGCCGTGGCCCCGCTAGTGCTGGCTCCCCGGCGTAG
- the ptsP gene encoding phosphoenolpyruvate--protein phosphotransferase: MNDRLVLHGIGVSAGTASGPVAVVTPAVGIDEFEPASVDADADGRRVRDALDQVAASLRERAGHANSETSKAVLEATAALATDRGLIKGVDKELKKGTGVTKAIHDAVEVYATKLRGLGGYMAERVTDLYDIRDRATARVRNLPEPGVPDLTEPVVLVAHDLAPAETATLDPEMVRGIVTEAGGATSHTAILAAQLGIPAAVQVKGIAEALASAENVELAIDGGVGEVIVAPTASDVAELKERSRRRAAALAGSSGEGATRDGHKVKLLANIGTADDAAKAATYDLEGSGLFRTEFLFLDRDAAPSIEEQTATYTSVLESFGTRRVVVRTLDAGADKPLSFADLGPEENPALGRRGLRLSQAREDLIDAQLIALAQASAAAPAADLWVMAPMVSTVEETTWFADKARAHGLKRVGVMVETPAAAIRAKQLLSLVDFASIGTNDLSQYTMAADRMEGELAHLLSPWQPAVLSMVRATCRGGEATGKPVGVCGEAGGDPLMALVLVGLGVTSLSMAPGKVNAVRAALRLHDLDTCRQMANYAEDAQTATDARNAVLNMADPVLRDLL; this comes from the coding sequence ATGAATGATCGTCTCGTCCTCCACGGCATCGGGGTCTCCGCCGGAACCGCCTCCGGGCCCGTCGCCGTTGTCACCCCGGCGGTGGGCATCGACGAGTTTGAGCCCGCCTCGGTAGATGCCGACGCCGACGGCCGGCGCGTGCGCGACGCGCTCGATCAGGTCGCGGCGTCGCTACGTGAACGCGCCGGGCATGCCAATTCGGAGACCTCCAAGGCCGTGCTCGAGGCCACCGCGGCCCTGGCCACCGACCGCGGCCTGATCAAGGGTGTGGACAAGGAGCTGAAGAAGGGTACCGGCGTGACCAAGGCGATCCACGACGCGGTGGAGGTCTACGCCACGAAGTTGCGGGGGCTCGGCGGGTACATGGCGGAGCGTGTTACGGACCTCTACGACATCCGCGACCGCGCCACCGCGCGGGTGCGCAATCTGCCCGAACCCGGCGTGCCTGACCTGACCGAGCCAGTGGTGTTGGTCGCGCACGACCTCGCGCCCGCGGAGACCGCGACGCTCGACCCCGAGATGGTGCGCGGCATCGTCACGGAGGCTGGCGGCGCGACCTCGCACACCGCGATCCTCGCCGCGCAGCTCGGCATCCCCGCGGCCGTGCAGGTCAAGGGTATCGCGGAGGCGCTCGCCAGCGCCGAGAACGTCGAGCTCGCCATCGACGGCGGCGTGGGCGAGGTCATCGTCGCGCCGACCGCCTCCGATGTCGCAGAGCTGAAGGAACGCTCCCGCCGCCGCGCCGCCGCTCTGGCCGGCTCCTCCGGCGAGGGCGCGACCCGCGACGGCCACAAGGTCAAGCTGCTGGCCAACATCGGCACCGCCGACGACGCCGCCAAAGCCGCGACGTACGACCTCGAGGGTTCCGGCCTGTTCCGCACCGAGTTCCTCTTCCTCGACCGCGACGCTGCCCCCAGCATCGAGGAGCAGACGGCCACGTACACCTCCGTGCTCGAGTCCTTCGGCACCCGCCGCGTGGTCGTGCGCACGCTCGATGCGGGCGCGGACAAACCGCTCTCGTTCGCGGACCTGGGGCCCGAGGAGAACCCCGCGCTCGGCCGGCGTGGTCTACGCCTGTCGCAGGCGCGAGAAGATCTTATCGACGCCCAGCTCATCGCCCTGGCCCAAGCCAGCGCCGCCGCGCCAGCCGCGGACCTGTGGGTCATGGCGCCGATGGTTTCCACCGTGGAAGAAACCACCTGGTTCGCCGATAAAGCCCGCGCCCACGGTTTGAAGCGCGTTGGCGTGATGGTGGAGACCCCGGCGGCGGCGATCCGTGCCAAGCAGCTGTTGTCGCTGGTGGATTTCGCCTCGATCGGCACCAACGACCTGTCCCAGTACACGATGGCCGCAGACCGCATGGAGGGGGAGCTGGCGCACCTGCTCAGCCCGTGGCAGCCCGCCGTGTTGTCCATGGTCCGCGCGACCTGCCGAGGTGGCGAGGCCACCGGCAAGCCCGTCGGCGTGTGCGGCGAGGCCGGCGGCGACCCGCTCATGGCGCTCGTGCTTGTCGGCCTCGGTGTGACTTCGCTGTCCATGGCGCCCGGCAAGGTCAACGCGGTGCGCGCCGCGCTGCGGTTGCACGACCTCGACACCTGCCGTCAGATGGCTAACTACGCCGAGGACGCGCAGACCGCGACGGACGCCCGCAACGCCGTGCTGAACATGGCGGACCCGGTGTTGCGAGACCTGCTGTAG
- a CDS encoding pantoate--beta-alanine ligase, whose translation MAFEPGTAVVVTDPAQLAVYGRAFRKVGKSVVVVPLGTGVHAGHVQLIRAARSLLGAVVMVTYAGDEVPDVFAEEKVDVVFHGALGEGARISTGLDHLEDAAEIAESVAGVLAAVNATHATDVVLGEKDFELLAAVQQAVSALRVEVKLHSVPTVRTSTGVAMSLRNTSIAETDRDAALALSAALTAGAHVAERGADAVLATARGVLEAAGLTPDYLEIRGLNFGPAPERGDARLLAAVTLGGVRLSDNVGVPLGVGFKNKEG comes from the coding sequence ATGGCCTTTGAACCAGGTACCGCCGTTGTTGTCACCGACCCCGCGCAGCTCGCGGTGTACGGCCGGGCGTTTCGCAAGGTGGGCAAGTCCGTGGTGGTGGTGCCGCTGGGTACTGGCGTCCACGCCGGCCATGTGCAGCTGATCCGCGCGGCGCGCTCGTTGCTTGGCGCGGTCGTCATGGTCACCTACGCCGGTGACGAGGTTCCCGACGTCTTCGCCGAGGAAAAGGTGGACGTGGTCTTCCATGGCGCGCTGGGAGAGGGCGCGCGGATAAGCACGGGCCTCGACCACCTCGAGGATGCCGCCGAGATCGCCGAATCCGTCGCCGGCGTGCTCGCCGCCGTCAACGCCACCCACGCCACCGATGTGGTGCTGGGGGAGAAGGACTTCGAACTGCTCGCGGCCGTGCAGCAAGCCGTCAGCGCTCTGCGCGTGGAGGTCAAGCTGCACAGCGTGCCGACGGTGCGGACGTCGACAGGTGTGGCGATGTCGCTACGCAATACCTCGATTGCCGAAACCGACCGCGACGCCGCGCTCGCCTTGTCCGCCGCACTGACTGCCGGGGCGCACGTCGCCGAGCGCGGGGCGGACGCCGTCCTCGCCACCGCGCGAGGCGTTCTCGAGGCCGCGGGGCTCACCCCCGACTACCTCGAGATCCGCGGCCTCAACTTCGGCCCCGCGCCTGAGCGCGGCGACGCCCGCCTGCTCGCCGCCGTCACCCTCGGCGGCGTGCGCCTGAGCGATAACGTCGGGGTTCCCCTCGGGGTGGGATTCAAGAACAAAGAGGGCTAG
- the lysS gene encoding lysine--tRNA ligase: MTTESQDLSEQQQFRRAKRQKLIDDGRGAYPVAVDRTTSLKDLRAAYAVVADDDSAEAPVPPTGVTVLAPGGETQDTVAVAGRIMFKRDTGKLCFATLQEGDGTQLQVMLSLAEVGEEALASWKDDVDLGDIVSVSGRVIASRRGELSVMASAWQMASKALRPLPVAFVEMNEEQRVRHRYTDLIMREAARDNALTRIKVTAAVRKYLTGLDFLEVETPMLQTLHGGAAARPFVTRSNALDIDLFLRIAPELYLKRCVVGGIERVFEINRNFRNEGVDSSHSPEFTMLETYQAWGTYKDGAEMMKGLVQFCAQEVFGSQKVTLADGTEYDFSGEWKVLEMYPSLNEALARKFPGQPEVTINSTVEELTVIAEAIGLRVPQNAGWLHGKLVEEIWEELCSDQLYEPTFVINFPVETSPLTRDHREQPGVTEKWDLYVRGFELATGYSELVDPVIQRERFADQARLAAHGDDEAMVLDEDFLAAMEQGMPPTAGTGMGVDRLLMALTGLGIRETVLFPLVKPEAN, from the coding sequence GTGACTACCGAGAGCCAGGATCTTTCCGAGCAGCAGCAGTTCCGCCGTGCCAAGCGCCAGAAGCTTATCGACGACGGACGCGGCGCGTACCCCGTCGCCGTGGACCGCACTACCTCTCTGAAGGACCTCCGCGCGGCCTACGCTGTCGTCGCCGACGACGACTCCGCTGAGGCGCCGGTACCCCCAACGGGTGTGACCGTCCTCGCGCCGGGCGGGGAGACGCAGGACACGGTTGCCGTCGCCGGGCGCATCATGTTCAAGCGCGACACCGGAAAGCTCTGCTTCGCCACCCTGCAGGAGGGCGACGGCACCCAGTTGCAGGTCATGCTCTCCCTCGCCGAAGTTGGGGAGGAAGCCTTGGCCAGCTGGAAGGACGACGTTGACCTGGGCGACATCGTTTCCGTCAGTGGCCGCGTCATTGCGTCGCGGCGCGGCGAGCTCTCCGTCATGGCTTCCGCCTGGCAGATGGCGTCGAAGGCTTTGCGCCCGCTGCCCGTCGCGTTTGTGGAGATGAACGAGGAGCAGCGCGTCCGCCACCGCTACACAGACCTGATCATGCGCGAAGCCGCGCGTGACAATGCTTTGACCCGCATCAAGGTCACCGCTGCGGTGCGGAAGTACCTCACCGGTCTCGATTTCCTCGAGGTGGAGACGCCGATGCTGCAGACCCTGCACGGCGGTGCGGCAGCGCGCCCTTTCGTCACCCGCTCCAACGCGCTCGATATTGACCTGTTCCTGCGCATCGCCCCCGAGCTCTACCTCAAGCGCTGTGTGGTCGGCGGCATCGAACGCGTCTTTGAGATCAACCGCAACTTCCGTAACGAGGGTGTGGATTCCTCACACTCGCCCGAGTTCACCATGCTGGAGACCTACCAAGCCTGGGGCACTTACAAGGACGGTGCCGAGATGATGAAGGGCCTCGTGCAGTTTTGCGCGCAGGAGGTTTTCGGCTCGCAGAAAGTTACGCTCGCCGACGGCACGGAGTACGACTTCTCCGGTGAGTGGAAGGTGCTGGAGATGTACCCCTCGCTCAACGAGGCGCTGGCGCGGAAATTCCCCGGCCAGCCCGAGGTGACCATCAACTCCACCGTGGAAGAACTCACGGTTATCGCCGAGGCCATTGGGTTGCGGGTGCCGCAGAACGCGGGCTGGCTGCACGGCAAGCTCGTCGAGGAGATCTGGGAGGAGCTGTGCTCCGACCAGCTCTACGAGCCGACCTTCGTGATCAACTTCCCTGTCGAGACGTCGCCTTTGACTCGCGACCACCGTGAGCAGCCCGGCGTGACCGAGAAGTGGGACCTCTACGTGCGCGGCTTCGAGCTGGCCACCGGTTACTCCGAGCTGGTCGACCCGGTCATCCAGCGCGAGCGCTTCGCGGACCAAGCGCGCCTAGCCGCCCACGGTGATGACGAGGCCATGGTGCTCGACGAGGACTTCCTTGCCGCGATGGAGCAGGGCATGCCCCCGACTGCCGGCACGGGCATGGGCGTAGACCGCCTGCTCATGGCACTGACCGGCCTGGGCATCCGTGAGACGGTGCTCTTCCCGTTGGTCAAGCCCGAGGCGAACTAG
- a CDS encoding PRD domain-containing protein has protein sequence MQILRVFNNNVVLARSVAHGGEVVATGRGIGFGAKEGDELDLARVARVFVPADGRDPDHSAEMLAGLPAERVSQVTAALDAVGAPEEVRSRLTLITAISDHIELAVKRARAGEVVEYPLRSEVLHLYPREYELGVALLNDINRRQGPGGVKLPESEAVALALHVVNAGFSTGDLTQTYQMTGVIQQMLEVVSAGLGVALDTASISVARFITHVRYLLVRLSRGQQLDHAHSPLTEQLLSAYPREVACARTVASVVELRFDCALTEDEIAYLGLHIVRLRETARN, from the coding sequence ATGCAGATCCTGCGCGTGTTCAACAACAACGTCGTGCTCGCGCGCAGCGTCGCCCATGGCGGGGAAGTTGTTGCCACGGGGCGGGGGATCGGTTTCGGCGCGAAGGAGGGTGACGAGCTTGACCTCGCCAGGGTCGCGCGGGTGTTCGTGCCCGCCGACGGCCGCGATCCCGACCACTCGGCAGAAATGCTCGCCGGATTGCCCGCGGAACGCGTCTCCCAGGTGACCGCCGCCCTCGACGCGGTCGGTGCACCCGAGGAAGTACGCAGCCGCCTGACGCTGATCACCGCCATCTCGGACCACATTGAGTTGGCGGTCAAGCGGGCCCGGGCGGGCGAGGTGGTCGAGTACCCGCTGCGCTCGGAGGTGCTGCACCTCTACCCGCGCGAGTACGAGCTCGGCGTCGCCCTGCTCAACGATATAAACCGGCGCCAGGGTCCCGGCGGCGTCAAGTTGCCCGAATCTGAGGCCGTCGCGCTTGCGCTCCACGTGGTCAATGCCGGGTTTTCCACCGGGGACCTGACTCAGACGTACCAGATGACGGGTGTGATCCAGCAAATGTTGGAGGTGGTTTCGGCGGGGCTCGGGGTGGCGTTGGACACGGCGTCGATAAGCGTTGCCCGCTTCATCACCCACGTGCGCTACCTTCTGGTGCGCTTGAGCCGCGGTCAACAGCTCGACCACGCGCACTCGCCACTGACTGAGCAGCTACTCAGCGCCTACCCGCGCGAGGTCGCTTGCGCGCGCACTGTGGCGTCGGTGGTGGAGCTACGATTTGACTGTGCGCTGACAGAAGACGAAATCGCCTACCTCGGCCTTCACATCGTCAGGCTGCGGGAGACTGCGCGGAATTAA
- a CDS encoding glucose PTS transporter subunit IIA codes for MSTTTSGLQQQAADILDGVGGADNIASLTHCATRLRFELNDASLADKAKLESVPKVMGAVAQGGSHYQVIIGGDVANVYNAMNGLPEMRERSNAAVKAEQRSKAKGKMPWLDAFFEYLSDSFRPILGVLLGASLIIAFAAVMDALGLVDFRAEVKTPGWQFVDAMWNSVFFFLPVMVAYNAGKKLNIDPWVPAAVMLALFTPQFSGLAEHPDAVLEQNALLGTEVARVTVMGLPMYLPSYGGNVFVPLIMAAVAALVYKGLQRIIPSAVHMVFVPFFTLLLMIPFTALVIGPLGYALGAWIGVGLAFLNSNAPFVFAIAIPMLYPFLVPLGLHWPLNALMLVNIQTLGYDFIQGPMGVWNFACFGATAAVLAISMRDRDTVMRQTSGSALAAGLFGGISEPSLYGIHLRFKRIYPRMLVGCFTGGLTIAILSAPFDGVQTSAFVFTSLLTIPVFSPAWVYVISIAVAFLTAFILIYLSDYRTAEEKAAALAVAGNDGDLGNAPAAVVPAADSGAPVASPEVPAAENAAATLVLAPADGEVVAMGAIDDPAFSSGALGQAVGVIPATSADATVVSPVAGKVISVAKTGHAYGIKTDAGVEVLVHIGIDTVQMKGEGFTPLVEKKQQVEVGQPLARVDFAAVQRAGYNPTVITTVVNTKAMASVDDVASGAVRAGDPVLDVTR; via the coding sequence ATGTCCACCACCACATCAGGTCTGCAGCAGCAGGCCGCGGACATCCTCGACGGCGTCGGCGGCGCCGATAACATCGCGTCGCTGACCCACTGCGCGACCAGACTTCGCTTCGAGCTTAACGACGCCTCCCTCGCCGACAAGGCCAAACTCGAATCCGTCCCGAAAGTCATGGGCGCCGTCGCCCAGGGCGGTTCCCACTACCAGGTCATTATCGGCGGCGACGTGGCCAACGTGTACAACGCGATGAACGGGTTGCCTGAGATGCGCGAACGGTCCAATGCCGCCGTCAAGGCGGAGCAGCGCTCCAAGGCGAAGGGCAAGATGCCCTGGCTCGATGCCTTCTTCGAGTACCTTTCGGACTCGTTCCGCCCGATCTTGGGCGTGCTGCTGGGAGCATCGCTCATTATCGCCTTCGCTGCCGTTATGGACGCTCTCGGCCTGGTGGACTTCCGTGCGGAGGTCAAAACACCGGGCTGGCAGTTCGTTGATGCGATGTGGAACTCCGTGTTCTTCTTCCTCCCGGTCATGGTGGCTTACAACGCGGGCAAGAAGCTCAACATCGACCCGTGGGTGCCGGCCGCCGTCATGCTGGCGCTGTTCACCCCTCAATTTTCCGGCTTGGCGGAGCACCCCGACGCCGTGCTGGAGCAGAACGCGCTTTTGGGCACCGAGGTCGCCCGCGTCACCGTCATGGGCCTGCCCATGTATCTGCCGAGCTACGGTGGCAACGTCTTCGTCCCGCTGATCATGGCCGCCGTTGCCGCGCTGGTGTACAAGGGCCTGCAGAGGATCATCCCGTCCGCCGTGCACATGGTGTTCGTGCCCTTCTTTACCTTGCTGCTCATGATCCCGTTTACCGCGCTGGTCATCGGACCGCTGGGTTACGCCCTCGGCGCGTGGATCGGCGTCGGCCTGGCGTTCCTCAACAGCAACGCCCCCTTCGTTTTCGCCATCGCGATCCCGATGCTCTACCCGTTCCTCGTCCCGCTCGGCCTGCACTGGCCGCTCAACGCGCTCATGCTCGTCAACATCCAGACCCTGGGTTACGACTTCATCCAGGGCCCGATGGGCGTATGGAACTTCGCCTGTTTCGGTGCGACCGCCGCGGTGCTTGCCATTTCTATGCGTGACCGCGACACGGTGATGCGCCAGACGTCCGGCTCCGCTCTCGCGGCGGGCCTATTCGGCGGCATCTCGGAGCCCTCGCTCTACGGCATCCACCTGCGTTTCAAGCGCATCTACCCGCGCATGCTCGTGGGCTGTTTCACCGGTGGCCTGACTATTGCCATCCTCTCCGCGCCGTTTGACGGCGTGCAGACCAGCGCGTTCGTGTTCACCTCTCTGCTGACTATTCCGGTGTTCAGCCCCGCGTGGGTTTACGTCATCTCGATCGCGGTCGCGTTCCTCACCGCGTTCATCCTCATTTACCTCTCCGACTACCGCACTGCAGAGGAGAAGGCCGCGGCCCTCGCGGTCGCGGGCAACGACGGCGACTTGGGCAATGCCCCGGCGGCGGTGGTTCCCGCGGCTGATTCGGGCGCGCCTGTGGCGTCCCCGGAGGTTCCGGCCGCAGAAAACGCCGCAGCCACCCTCGTTCTCGCACCGGCAGACGGTGAGGTAGTGGCCATGGGTGCGATCGATGACCCGGCTTTCTCCTCCGGAGCGCTCGGCCAAGCCGTCGGGGTCATTCCGGCCACCTCCGCCGATGCAACCGTCGTCTCGCCGGTCGCCGGCAAGGTGATCTCCGTGGCCAAGACGGGCCACGCCTACGGTATCAAGACCGACGCGGGCGTGGAGGTGCTGGTGCACATCGGCATCGACACCGTCCAGATGAAAGGCGAAGGGTTCACCCCGCTGGTGGAGAAGAAGCAGCAGGTTGAGGTAGGTCAGCCGCTAGCCCGCGTCGATTTCGCCGCGGTACAGCGCGCTGGCTATAACCCAACCGTGATCACCACCGTAGTCAACACCAAGGCCATGGCGAGCGTCGACGACGTCGCTTCCGGCGCAGTCCGCGCCGGCGACCCGGTTCTGGACGTGACCAGGTAG
- a CDS encoding NINE protein → MSTRYTGPGGEQFDADGLPLRKPAPYSAGYGTFPTAPPQQFGAQQLYQQFPSPQQQYGAVAQPAYPVAPKSKIVAALLFFFLGGLGVGNFYLHQNKLGAIKLVLSVVGFLTTILLIGFVILGAVGLWALVETVLVLAGAGGYDRDGRGVPLD, encoded by the coding sequence GTGAGCACGAGGTACACCGGCCCCGGTGGGGAACAGTTCGACGCCGATGGTCTGCCACTGCGTAAGCCCGCCCCCTACTCCGCGGGGTATGGCACGTTCCCCACGGCGCCGCCGCAGCAATTTGGTGCTCAGCAGCTGTACCAGCAATTCCCGTCTCCACAGCAGCAGTACGGCGCGGTTGCGCAGCCTGCCTACCCCGTGGCCCCGAAGAGCAAGATCGTCGCGGCCCTGCTGTTCTTTTTCCTTGGTGGCCTCGGTGTGGGCAACTTCTACCTGCACCAGAACAAGCTCGGCGCGATCAAACTCGTGCTTTCCGTTGTCGGGTTCCTCACCACGATCCTCCTCATCGGGTTTGTGATCCTGGGCGCGGTGGGCCTGTGGGCCCTTGTGGAGACGGTGCTCGTGCTCGCCGGCGCGGGCGGTTACGACCGGGACGGCCGGGGAGTGCCGCTGGACTGA